CGCGTGGCGGCGTGTCCGCGACTCACACCTGATCGTCCTCGCGGCCGCGTTCGCGGTCTTCTTCACGAAGGGACTCTTCCTGACCGTCGCCCTGTTCGAAGGCTGGCAGGACCTCGGCCAACTCCTCGTCCTCTCGTCGGTCTTCGACCTGGTGATCCTCGCCCTGTTCTACGGATTCACGCTGCGACGGTGATCCCCCGGGGTTGTGATGGACGAGGAAGTGCTGGCCGTCAAGACGCGGCGCGACCTGTTCCAGTACGTCCGCGCGAACCCCGGGTTCCACCTGCGGGAGATCGCGCGTTCCCTGAACCTCTCGATCACTCTGGCCGACTACCACCTGCGGTTCCTCGAGAGGAACGAGCTCGTGTCTTGGACCATGGACGGCGAGTACAAGCGGTACTACCCTCGATCCCGCCCCGGCGACGTGGGCAGCCGGCCCGCCCTCTCCGATGAGGAGAAGCGCATCCTGGCCTACTTGAGGCAGCCCGTGCCGTTCCGGGTGCTCGCGTTCCTCATGGAGCGCGACACGGCGGCCCACAAGGAGATCCTGGAGCACGTCCCCGTATCGCCCTCGACGCTGTCCCACCATCTCAAGAAGATGCAGTACGCGGGGATCCTCGCCCGCGCCGAGGACCGGGGCGGCTACCGGGTCGCGAACCCGCATTCCGTGGCGCGCCTCATGTCCACGTACGACCTGGCGACGTCGGACCAGATCGGCACGTGGGTCCAAGTCTGGGGCGAATTCCGGCTGTGAGACGCGTTCAGCCGCCCTCGCGCCCCTTCCCCGGGGTGTACAGGTAGCAGGAGACGCGGTGGGCCGGCGAGACTTCGAGCATCGGGGGCGGTTTCGCGGGGTGGAACTCGAGATCGA
The DNA window shown above is from Thermoplasmata archaeon and carries:
- a CDS encoding helix-turn-helix domain-containing protein, producing the protein MDEEVLAVKTRRDLFQYVRANPGFHLREIARSLNLSITLADYHLRFLERNELVSWTMDGEYKRYYPRSRPGDVGSRPALSDEEKRILAYLRQPVPFRVLAFLMERDTAAHKEILEHVPVSPSTLSHHLKKMQYAGILARAEDRGGYRVANPHSVARLMSTYDLATSDQIGTWVQVWGEFRL